The window GGCGCGCGATGCGAGGCGTGATCGCGGCGTCGATCTCGGCGCCGCGAAGTGGTTCGACGATGCCGTCAAGATGGCGCAGACCGCCGACATCGACGTCTTCGTCGAGCTGATCGGCGGCGACGAGGGGCCGGCGCGTGCGTCGGTCAAGGCGGCGCTCGAAGCCGGCCGGCATGTCGTCACCGCCAACAAGGCGCTGCTTGCCAGGCATGGCGTGCAATTGGCCGAGATCGCCGAGAAGAAAGGCGTGCTGCTCAATTACGAAGCGGCGGTGGCTGGCGGCATCCCGGTCATCAAGACGATGCGCGAGGCGATGGCGGGCAATTCGGTCACCCGCGTCTTCGGCATCCTCAACGGCACCTGCAACTACATCCTGACCCGCATGGAAGCCGAGGGCATCTCCTTCGACGCCTGCCTCAAGGATGCGCAAAGGCTGGGCTATGCCGAGGCCGATCCGACTTTCGACATAGAGGGCCACGACACGGCGCACAAACTGTCGATCCTGACCAGCCTTGCCTTCGGTACGAAAATCGCCGCCAACGACATCTATATGGAAGGCATCTCCAACATCAGCCAGGCCGATATCCGCGCCGCCGGCGATCTCGGCTACCGGATCAAGCTGCTCGGCGTCGCGCAGCGCACCGAGAGCGGCATCGAGCAGCGCGTGCACCCGACCATGGTGCCGACGGCTTCGGTCATCGCGCAGGTGCACGGCGTCACCAACGCGGTGGCGATCGAGACCGACATTCTTGGCGAATTGCTGCTGTCCGGGCCCGGCGCCGGCGGCAACGCCACCGCCTCGGCGGTGATCGGCGACATCGCCGATATCGCCAAGAGCCGCCCCGGCTTCCAGCACGGACCGGTGTTCGGCCTGCCGGCGAAGGAGTTGAGGCCCTACCGGAAGGCGCAGATGCGCAGCCATGCCGGCGGCTATTTCATTCGCCTTACCGTGCATGACCGCATCGGCGTCTTCGCGGCAATCGCCAAGCGCATGGCCGATAACGACATTTCGCTGGAATCGATCGTCCAGCATG is drawn from Mesorhizobium sp. B1-1-8 and contains these coding sequences:
- a CDS encoding homoserine dehydrogenase, with translation MAEALRVGIAGLGTVGASVARVLRDKAAELTRQCGRDIVVAAVSARDARRDRGVDLGAAKWFDDAVKMAQTADIDVFVELIGGDEGPARASVKAALEAGRHVVTANKALLARHGVQLAEIAEKKGVLLNYEAAVAGGIPVIKTMREAMAGNSVTRVFGILNGTCNYILTRMEAEGISFDACLKDAQRLGYAEADPTFDIEGHDTAHKLSILTSLAFGTKIAANDIYMEGISNISQADIRAAGDLGYRIKLLGVAQRTESGIEQRVHPTMVPTASVIAQVHGVTNAVAIETDILGELLLSGPGAGGNATASAVIGDIADIAKSRPGFQHGPVFGLPAKELRPYRKAQMRSHAGGYFIRLTVHDRIGVFAAIAKRMADNDISLESIVQHAAGPETEAQKTVILVTHETTEAAVRKAVDGITKDGHLTDKPQVIRIERAG